The Chitinivibrio alkaliphilus ACht1 genome segment GAATACCGGTGAGGCTGTCAGAAATAGTAATGTCCACATTTTTTCCGCGAAGTGCAAAGAATTCCGGTACTCGGAAAAAGTTGAGTGAGTCCATGAGACCGAACTCATTGAATATCTTATAGTTTTGACTGCTCGGTGTGGTGACGTCGTTGAGGGCGTGCAGGCTTGCCTCAAAGGTGTACCCCTTGCGTTTAAATACGGAGGCATAGCCACCGGGGATGGTGTGTTTTTCCAACACAAGGACTGACTTTCCCTCCTTTGCAAGCTTTGCACCTGCAAAGAGACCACCGAGACCAGCGCCGAGTATAAGCGCATCATAGCGTTTTTCCATGGCAACTCCTTTTGCTACCGTTGTATATCAGCTCCCAGGGCATTGAGTCGAAGGTCAATATCTTCGTATCCCCGATGTATTTGTTCGATATTATGAATCACACTGTCTCCTTCAGCAGAAAGAGCAGCAATAAGCAGGGCCATCCCCGCACGTATATCCGGCGAAGATATTGATGCGCCGGACAGCTTTGCAGGTCCGACAATTACAGCCCTGTGAGGATCGCAGAGAATAATCTGTGCGCCCATGGAGATAAGGCTGTCTGTAAAGAACAGACGTGATTCAAACATTTTCTCATGGATGAGGCAGGTGCCTGCCGCTTGGGTTGCCGTAATAAGCATGATAGAGGTAAGATCAGCTGGAAATCCCGGCCACGGTGAGTCGGCTATACGGGGGATAGCTCCGCCCAAATCATTCTTAATACGCATATCCTGATTATCTGGTATATGAATCATCCCATTTTCGCAGTCCGTGCTTACGGTAATACCCAATCGACGGAACTGGTAGAGTATCAGCCCCATTACAGAAAGGTCTACATTTGTAAGGGTTATGTCTGAATTTGTACAAGCAGCCAGCGAGATAAATGACCCTGCTTCAATGTAATCACAGCCCAAACGGTGCTGTACCGAATCATACGATTCGGTCCCGTGAATTTTCAGAATATTTGAGCCGATTCCTTCTATTTTTACACCACACTTTTGTAGAAAACGGCATAACCCCTGCACGTGGGGTTCACAGGCTGCATTTGTTATGGTGGTAGTGCCCTGTGCTCCCGACGCAGCAATGAGGGCATTTTCTGTGGCGGTAACGGAGGCCTCATCGAGGTAAATATCTGTTC includes the following:
- the murA gene encoding UDP-N-acetylglucosamine 1-carboxyvinyltransferase: MSKFKVTGKKRLSGKLAISGNKNEALPLIAAALLTKKKTVLTNVPAIGDVEGMCAIATHLGALIETKDHTVTIHSDHIRTATLPLELSQKIRGSILFASTLLVRTGEAIIPQPGGDRIGRRRIDTHFLVFEKLGARISSQRKMTESGDECFTYILTAPQGLIGTDIYLDEASVTATENALIAASGAQGTTTITNAACEPHVQGLCRFLQKCGVKIEGIGSNILKIHGTESYDSVQHRLGCDYIEAGSFISLAACTNSDITLTNVDLSVMGLILYQFRRLGITVSTDCENGMIHIPDNQDMRIKNDLGGAIPRIADSPWPGFPADLTSIMLITATQAAGTCLIHEKMFESRLFFTDSLISMGAQIILCDPHRAVIVGPAKLSGASISSPDIRAGMALLIAALSAEGDSVIHNIEQIHRGYEDIDLRLNALGADIQR